The genomic region AGCTAGACAATGTGTGCACCTTCTTGGAATTGGGTGCTGcacattatcattattattattgttggtaTTATTGTTGTTAACTTCATCACCCTCATCATCATAATAATCCCCCAATTTCTCCTTCTTCACCACCACAACAACCCCCTCTTCTTGCTCAacatccttcttcttggggacTATGAGTTCACTATCAGCCAACCAATATGCTTGTTTCAAGAGAGGAGGGTCAGAACTCACCCCATCATTCTGTGAGCTGAAATGTTGTGACCATGTGCTTAGGGTGTGTTTTGTTGTTCTAGGGGCTGaaagtctctttctcttgcTCCTTGCTTTCCCTGgcacagcaaaattctgcaaagGACAGTGATGACTTTGTTGGGGTCTTGGCATTATTGTGCCTGAAGAAGGCTTGGTGCTAGTGCTTGTGGTTTGAACACCACCACCAGAGGGTGGCAAGAGGCAACTTGGCCTACTAGAGAAACAGTCTTCCACAAACACTGATAACCATTCCATGCCAAAATCCACTTCCTGCTCACATTTTTTGGTGCCAAATTTAGTTGGAACAATCCACACACAAGGCAGCATATAAACActtatatacacacacataccAACAAATACTGAAACTTTATAAAGTATTTGCAGAGTTTATTAAggacaaaaacttaaaaaacagTTTCTTAAAGTGTTATTTGTGCAGTTTTTCAATCAGAATtggagttttattttaataatccaCTTAATCTTTTTAAAAGCAAACCTTTATTACACAAAATTAAGACTGATACAAGCAACACTTAAGAAAGAAACtgtatctaaattttgttcatatGTTTACATACACAAAAGAATCACTTCTTcatcacttaaaaaaaacaaaaaagggaggAGGGGTTTTCAAGGAAAACCCATTTGATAAAACTTGCAAACAAGTAGCAAagtaagaaaattttatcaaataagtgCAAAAAGCAGAAAAATAGAAAGGTAGAATGAAGAGGCAAAACACACTACTAACCGTGTTCTGATGACAGAAAAGGTCATCAAGGGTGGGAAGCTCTTGCTGACACTCACTTGAAGAAACTGATATATTTCGGCAAACATCCATGTCCATGAGCAAGAGAATGAAactgagaagaaaaagaaggagaaaaacaaAGGTAGGTTTGAGTGAGTTTGGTGTTACATGTCACACAACTCAACACTCTCTAAatgctctttctctttctctctttatggCCCTCTGAGTTTTTGTCGGCAGATAAAGgctaaagaaaacaaatcaaattttcaaaaatcaatcGGCGAGAGAAAGTTAACATCCCTGTCTCATGCACACACTCACCAATCAACATCTCTAGTTTTACATTACCATGTTTACTCCATAACATCAATTCATCTTTACGCTCCCTTTATTACCTCGTGTCTTCTTCCTTTTGTCGtgaaaataatgataatgataatgatagagtaaagtaattgttttttttttgtaaataactaaAGTAATTGTTTAATAtgatagtaaaatattttacaagacctttgtaaaagaaaaaaatctttttatttttgggttaAAAGTAAAAGGGTAGAATTCATTGACTGAACTCTTGCTTGCATGGTTGTTTTTCTTCCATTGCATATTTCTTCTTTGTATGTGTAACACCACAATTTTTAAGTGTTATGAATAAATCATAAGGAGAATCCTTTTTAATATTGATTGATAGGACGGATCGAGAGATATATCAAggggaagtaaaaaaaaaattacgcaCTTGGTCATTGCTTCAGTGTGAACCATTATTTTTAGCCGTTGGATTAATCTAATAACATAGGATTGTTCACACCAAATCCTTACTTCCTCCCATCAGTTCCTCCACGGCAAATGATGATCCACAATAGCAATTGTCAGGAAGAGAAATGGGAGAGGAGTAATGTTGTGCAGAGTTTGTGAAATATGACCCATGGGACGATACTAATCTAATGGTTCAGAGTTACGGGAACCACCGATCAAGATGTCCACCCTAGCCTTTGCCATtatttaaatacttaatttttaataaataattgtttaGTAAATTTGAGTGTGTATATATGTCTGTTGTTGCCCGTGTAATTCTTTCTATGTGTTGTTGTGCATGCATGTGTTCCTATGCATGTGATTCATAACCTAAATGAAAATTTATGGATTATTCATAGCATATATTTTGCCCTTACTATACCATGAAATTTCTATGTTAATGAAGGAATGTGTCTATGattaatattatgaatgaatgcatgatgctTATATGAATACATGTGAATGCAATATAACATGGCATGTGTATGGGTTGTGAAAATGTTACCGCAACCTAGTCCTCATGAGTTGTATCATGTATCATGTTGTTTGCATGTGTTTTAAAGTGAAAGATATTTATGAATCCAATCGGGGAGATCGCATGAATGAATTGGCATATGACTCTGATCTTGGGAGTGCAATAATTTGAAATCTAGTTTTAGCTCATGTTGATCCTATGAGTTGGAGTATCTTTGTGATGCTAGAACATCCTGACGCGAGATCAATGAGTGTTAACTTGTTTTTCTTCCTTTGCATTTCTTCTTTGCATGTATAACACCacaatttttaagttttaggAATAAATCATAAGGAGAACCCTTTCCAATATTGATCGACAGGACGGATCCAAAGATATATCAACGcggagcaaaaaaaaatatacaaaattatttaaggcCATTGCTTTGATGGACCACCTTAATAGGTAGTCAATTGTGAACCATTATTTTTAACCATCAGATTAATCTAATAACATAGGATTATTCACGCTAGATCTCTTCTCCCTCACACAAATTATTTCAGTGGCGAATGATGATTGACAACAACAATTGCCCGGAAGAGAGTTGGGGGAGGAGTAATCTTGTACAAAGGATGTAAATCGTGATTCATGGAACGAGATCAATATAACACTTCAAAGTTATGGTTCATTTTGGCCTACCTATTAAGATAGTCCACCCTAGCCTTtgtcattatatatttaaatacctaacttttaataaatatttctatttgttCTTGTGCATGCATGCATTCTTGTGCGTGTGATTCATAACCTAAGTGACATTTATGAAGTATTCCTAATGTATAGCTTGTGTTGATTGATTTGAGTGTGATTATGTATGCAACCCTATTATATCATGAAATTGTTATGTTAACAAAGAAACCAGGAGTTTTACCATTTgtgcatattttttttccatatggagtcattttcaaattatttttgaaaagaggataAGTCGTAACAAGTATTAcgacttattatttttttctttttttaacaaaagtcgtaaaaaattttacaactttagtttaatttttattttatttacgaaTTTAAAGTTGTacgttttttttaacttatgacttcaaaatcgtaagtttttttttacaactttgaagtcatttttcttacatttaaagtttttaatttcatgatttttatttacttgtattttcttttttttgttttcaatttttttaaaaattgtaataattttatttatttaattattaaataaatatttttaattttacttgttattagttttatttaatatcatgtatatattttttgtatggttttatttaataagttatatattttttaaatattttttagtttacatattttatataattttttaataatgttttatctaaaatattttgtatatttaaaatttagatagttttgtatattttaatattttgtatatttaacatAATCATAGTAACTGTATAtaacaaatagaaaattaatataatttttacttcTTAAGTTTTTCTTTAAGTTGTATGATTCATTTTATAGTAAtgtattatgttgtttttaatttaacaactaaTTTTGTTACTAAATTATTAGATGTTATTAATAGTAAGTtcttttatacaaaataaataatattatttcataattataagttaatattagtaacaaaattagttgttaaataaaaaataacagaatatattaatataaacaatacaacttaaaaagaaatataaaaaataaaaattatgttattcgTCTACTTATTTGTATGCACAATTACtacaattatgttaaatataaaaaatattaaaatatacaaaattatctaaattttaaatatataaaatattttagataaaatattattaaaaaattatataaaatatttaaaataataaatatataaaatattaaataaaaccatataaaaaatatatataagatattaaataaaactgataataagtaaaattaaaaatatttatttaataattaaataaacaaaattatttacaactttttaaaaaaattgaaaacaaaataaaaaaagaaaatacaagtaaattaaaaattataaaataaaaaaatttaaatgtaaaaaaatatgactttcaagtcgtaaaaaaattttaaaaaaataaaaaacaaaacttaagACTTTGAAatcataagttaaaaaaatatgttccactctaaagttataaataaaattaaaaattaaactaaagtcattaaaaaatttacgacttccgttaaaaagaataaaaaaatattaagttatgACTTCTTAAGTCATACCACCAGTTAcgtcttatctttttttttaaaaaaaataatttaaaaatgatttcatatgaaaaaaaaaaacctgaatGATAAATATTGTAAATAAATGTACAATGCTTATATGAATACATGTGAATGCAATATCTCATGGcatccatattttattttattgtttttcatttaGCAATATGTCATACCATACCACCTGTTtgtgtcaattttttatttttgttttaaatcattcatatataactaataaaataatatatttttttgtgtataaatatttaaaataaaaatactgtaatatttttatagcattaataaaaataaaaaatatttttttcaagaccCTAAACAATCATAGTGAGAgcaatttgtatatatatatattaaaagtgtCTCCTTTACGCGATGGAGGGATATTTGCagtatctttttctctttttttactttGCAATCTCAAAAGATGCATCAGCCAGAACAAGCACAGACTGGTAGTGGCAGCCTGCTTGCTGTCTTAGATTCTTtgaaaatcctttttaaatttaacttcAGTTTTGATTTTGAGCACCTTCAAACTTCATTTGCATGTGGTCAAAAGAAACTACGTACGGACACATGGGTTTTTCATTCATTAATTAGGATAAGTTGCATTTGCATTTCTTAAATTTAGGTTCAATTATATGGTTTTTATTTTGGGGATAAAATATAACAGTgtcattttcatatatttttatcaaatttttaaggataaatacacattaaaaataacaaaactatTGTctatcctttttttgtttagatCATTATGTAACTATATATAGCATtgtaaactttaaaataataaattaattttctaatatgtatatatatatataattttattatcttaatATGGATATagtatcaataaaaatattattaaatcattttaagtataaaaattaaaaactataattgtataataatttatgattgaaccATAATATAAAAATGCTTTACTGTATGGGTGTAGTGCtattaaataattgatatttcaatatatacatgcatttcttttaaaaaaattatttttatactatttacTTTCATTGAatataaatgatttattatatttaataatactgCATTTTATTCCATGAAACGAtctctataaaattaatttcagtaTTCATTTCTTGTAAAAGATTTTTGTTTGAGTTTTGAAGTAAGATGTTAAAAAAGGATAACATATATTGGAAGTAAACCATGACATATGCGCATGaactaacataaaattattttattttaactagtAATTTTGAATTcgaattttgataatatatatatacatataattatattaaatatttcaagaGAAAATTTTGCTTTCTATGAATAAAGCTTAATGTATTTTAAAGcattttatttacaataatattaaaagtaattaGAATGCATTGAAAAAGACAAAAGAATGGAGATGTAAGTATTAACAGTTAGGACATGGCATCACCATCACACTCAAGTATGGGCTTTACGCCAATTGAAGTGAAAGCAACTTGACatagcataatttttttttctccaaaatctGTCTTGCATTttcctaaattaaaattacaagttGCTTTTCTCATTCGATTTTTGCGGTgctaaaattatatcatttcaATTCCTTTGCAAGAGAAAATCAATCTCTTCTTTGGGTTgctccataaaataaaataaaaacaaacaatattttttaaggaaaacgtAATGCAAAGAAAAAGTATGTTAAAAATCAAACGGTTTAAAACAATTCAACCATAGTTCTAAACCAAACTGATATTTTGTTCCCACtccatttaaaaacaaaattaagatattttattcaCCTAACATTTACTCTCACAAATGTCTTGTAACTTTTTGTTCCTTAATTAGGATATTTCCTTAAGCATTATATTGGTGTCAAATTGGGAATTAGCCTTTCTATACGGAAATTTTGTGCTTTAAAGAATGAAATATAATTGCAactgttaattaaatttaacaattaatattgtgATAAAATATATTCACACCTATAGCAAACTGAAAAATTACTAAGCTCTCaatcattaaatttataatcaatgattaaaatctcattttatctttaaaagtaTTATGTAACATACTAACATCCTTATTCTTTCCTCATTGTTTtcgaaataatattttattataaatattttaatttttatgtaatattttcaaattgtgTTTTGTTAACTAGTTTTCCACCAGTACCATGCACaatatctattttaatttcaatttcatttttaatcgtataaaatattttaaaaaaatatgtaatagtacaaaaaatcttatataagacaaaatacaaaatataaacaaagtatacattacattatatttttttggaaaacttcttcatatataatttttttgtcgaacatttttctttttttttttcatcacaaatcatgatttttaggccaaaattatttttcactctTTTAAAATAGCAACATAGAATTAACCATGGGAAAAAGTTAACTTGGGCAAGAATAACTCTAACATGAGACTAAAGAGTGATATcatattatgattttaaaagactattttaaaaaaagtcatatGTATTTTAAAGTATCATGTAGAAATATTATgacttatcatatttttttacaagactTTTATGatagtttgaattttaatgaatttatatcataagaatttaaagaatttgaaagaattctatgaatttttaaaaacacattcaaaattacaacagttaataaaaaaataataagaaatgataaggtttggataaaaaaaagagtaaaatcaatataattttttttaatattttaataactatattgattttaattttatgtttttctataCTAACCTTTCTTGTAATAACATCTTGTTCTTCCTTTTGGATTTGAACAATAGATTTgaaattataagttaatttttagatttttttttaattactacaaTTATTTCATGATAAATCTAATGATATGTTTAAATGGGATGcaataataaacatatattatAAGGGAATAGTGAGAGTAAAAAATTGATAGAAGAATTATTGAAtcatgtgaataatgaaattaaaggtgacaaatacaaaaatattgcaTTAAGTAGGCAATGAGTATAgtcaatataaagaaaaaatgattagTCATAGCACATAACGAGAAAAAAGTGCATAGGAAAAGAATATatttgatatgtttttatttgagtGAGATTATTTAATagatattttatactaaaaaatctcatcaaattcatcaaaatcctttttaaaaaaacaatctacccaaatttttatattctttaataccaaaagactttttataagttataaaaaatcttacttgaatattatcaaattttattgtcttccttaaaaaaatcttaaaagtcttaattaaatatcacaaaacttatttgttattttaaaatcctaattgaATATCACGAGAgactttgttataaaaaaatgatattttaaaatttttcaaaattctaattCAATACACTTCTAATTCACTTTTTTCTATAATTACAGTaaaacacaaaaataggaaaattaTCGTCCCTGAAACTTAATTGGACTCATATGGTTGGATGATACTAAAttcattcttaaaatatataccttttcttcatatttttaattattttattttaattaattaaaaaaaataaaaaaaaatgattgataatttattaaaatagtcaacaaat from Glycine soja cultivar W05 chromosome 16, ASM419377v2, whole genome shotgun sequence harbors:
- the LOC114390993 gene encoding GATA transcription factor 9-like — translated: MDMDVCRNISVSSSECQQELPTLDDLFCHQNTEVDFGMEWLSVFVEDCFSSRPSCLLPPSGGGVQTTSTSTKPSSGTIMPRPQQSHHCPLQNFAVPGKARSKRKRLSAPRTTKHTLSTWSQHFSSQNDGVSSDPPLLKQAYWLADSELIVPKKKDVEQEEGVVVVVKKEKLGDYYDDEGDEVNNNNTNNNNNDNVQHPIPRRCTHCLAQRTPQWRAGPLGPKTLCNACGVRYKSGRLLPEYRPAKSPTFVSYLHSNSHKKVMEMRMGVGVAVLSTDKK